Proteins from one Oryza sativa Japonica Group chromosome 12, ASM3414082v1 genomic window:
- the LOC136354727 gene encoding uncharacterized protein: protein MIGNGIAPRMAGDQSIVMSEQQRAEFCLTLMAVMYGHTRQPADAELLRRPQRRRAAAAADPPPHIRNASVVENTEPDVLFAYTPHDGLSPEFDDDSGGVADYFAADDDEAYSNGGFGAVPALSEAIVSMPELSVGEAREKQCGVCLEGFEEGDKLRKMPCEHYFHESCVFKWLQGPSYVPHGVESAYIHINRDIEEDDDAYSEDGFCAVPASSDAIAALPETTEKKGRRKGRKEVRHRSLAKRAIAHQAPPL, encoded by the exons ATGATTGGCAACGGAATTGCTCCACGGATGGCCGGTGATCAGTCCATCGTGATGTCCGAGCAACAGCGAGCTGAGTTTTGCCTGACGTTGATGGCCGTAATGTACGGCCACACCCGGCAGCCAGCCGACGCCGAGCTGCTGCGAAGGCCGCAACGccgccgtgctgctgctgctgctgatccgCCGCCGCACATCCGCAACGCAAGTGTGGTCGAAAACACCGAGCCTGATGTCCTGTTCGCGTATACTCCACACGATGGTTTGTCACCGGAGTTCGACGATGACAGCGGCGGCGTTGCTGATTATTTTGCAGCCGATGATGACGAAGCTTACAGCAACGGTGGCTTCGGCGCGGTGCCGGCGTTGTCCGAGGCCATCGTTAGCATGCCGGAGTTGTCCGTCGGCGAGGCGAGGGAGAAGCAGTGTGGGGTGTGTCTAGAGGGGTTCGAGGAGGGTGACAAGCTCAGGAAGATGCCATGCGAGCACTACTTCCATGAGAGCTGCGTTTTCAAATGGCTTCAG GGGCCGAGCTACGTTCCACACGGTGTTGAATCAGCATACATCCACATCAATCGTGATATCGAAGAAGATGACGACGCGTACAGTGAGGACGGGTTCTGCGCCGTCCCGGCCTCCAGCGACGCCATCGCTGCGCTGCCGGAGACGACG gaaaagaaggggaggaggaagggaagaaaGGAGGTGCGGCACCGATCGCTGGCTAAGCGAGCGATCGCCCATCAGGCGCCTCCTCTCTGA
- the LOC4351461 gene encoding cytochrome P450 90A4: MAAAALLLLAAAAAAVVVAMALRWLLLLGGPAAGRLGKRARMPPGSTGLPLIGETLRLISAYKTPNPEPFIDERVARHGGVFTTHVFGERTVFSADPAFNRLLLAAEGRAVHSSYPSSIATLLGARSLLLTRGAAHKRLHSLTLTRLGRPASPPLLAHIDRLVLATMRQWEPAATVRLMDEAKKITFNLTVKQLVSIEPGPWTESLRREYVKLIDGFFSIPFPLAYFLPFTTYGQALKARKKVAGALREVIKKRMEEKAENGGSIGDDEGKKEKKDMVEELLQAEGGSFSEEEMVDFCLSLLVAGYETTSVLMTLAVKFLTETPAALAELKEEHANIRDMKGKNQPLEWSDYKSMPFTQCVINETLRVGNIISGVFRRANTDIHYKDYTIPKGCKIFASFRAVHLNNEHYENARTFNPWRWQINNKLQNAVGANIFTPFGGGPRLCPGYELARVVVSIFLHHLVTRFSWEETEEDRLVFFPTTRTLKGYPINLRLLSESIC; this comes from the exons atggccgcggccgcgctgctcctcctcgccgcggccgccgccgccgtcgtggttgCCATGGCGCTCAgatggctcctcctcctcgggggCCCCGCCGCCGGGAGGCTGGGGAAGAGGGCGCGGATGCCGCCGGGGAGCACGGGCCTGCCTCTGATTGGCGAGACGCTGCGGCTCATCTCGGCGTACAAGACGCCCAACCCGGAGCCGTTCATCGACGAGCGCGTGGCGCGCCACGGCGGCGTGTTCACCACCCACGTCTTCGGCGAGCGCACCGTGTTCTCCGCCGACCCGGCCTTcaaccgcctcctcctcgccgccgagggCCGCGCCGTCCACTCCAGCTACCCGTCCTCCATCGCCACGCTCCTCGGCGCGCGCTCCCTGCTCCTCACCCGCGGCGCCGCGCACAAGCGGCTCCACTCCCTCACCCTCACCCGCCTCGGCcgccccgcgtcgccgcccctcctcgcgcACATCGACCGCCTCGTGCTCGCCACCATGCGCCAGTgggagcccgccgccaccgtccgccTCATGGACGAGGCCAAGAAGATCACCTTCAACCTCACCGTCAAGCAGCTCGTCAGCATCGAGCCGGGACCGTGGACCGAGAGCCTCCGCCGCGAGTACGTCAAGCTCATCGACGGCTTCTTCTCCATCCCCTTTCCTCTCGCCTACTTCCTCCCTTTTACCACCTACGGCCAGGCCCTCAAG GCGAGGAAGAAGGTGGCCGGTGCACTGCGGGAGGTGATAAAGAAGAGGATGGAGGAGAAAGCGGAGAATGGTGGCTCCATTGGGGATGATGaggggaagaaggagaagaaggacaTGGTGGAGGAGCTTCTTCAGGCGGAGGGTGGCAGCTTCTCGGAGGAAGAGATGGTGGATTTCTGCCTTTCTCTGCTGGTGGCTGGGTATGAGACTACGTCCGTGCTCATGACGCTCGCGGTCAAGTTCCTCACTGAGACGCCTGCTGCGCTAGCTGAGCTCAAG GAAGAGCATGCCAATATCAGGGATATGAAAGGGAAAAACCAACCATTAGAGTGGAGCGATTACAAGTCCATGCCATTTACTCAATGT GTGATAAATGAGACACTCCGTGTGGGTAACATTATTAGTGGAGTATTCAGGCGAGCAAACACTGATATTCATTATAAAG ATTACACAATTCCAAAGGGATGCAAGATTTTTGCTTCATTCCGAGCTGTGCACCTTAATAATGAACACTACGAGAATGCTCGGACATTTAACCCTTGGAGATGGCAG ATCAACAATAAACTTCAGAATGCGGTAGGGGCCAATATATTTACTCCATTTGGTGGTGGACCTCGGTTGTGTCCTGGCTATGAGCTTGCCCGGGTTGTCGTTTCTATCTTCCTCCATCATCTTGTAACGCGCTTTAG CTGGGAAGAAACCGAAGAAGATAGACTTGTCTTCTTCCCCACCACACGAACTCTCAAAGGATACCCTATCAATCTTCGGCTGCTTTCAGAATCAATTTGCTGA
- the LOC107276519 gene encoding E3 ubiquitin-protein ligase RING1 — protein sequence MSDEEPWSRDASDDVPDTSHMSDEQFQQLIDQYWAEQGFNIWSWIRASRTSSSSTPGPTRRTAASWLAVTFDGDGVARFSGNSDRSGGLDDQATGGFSIVDLLDGILQPDDDGNGGGATPASSMAIVSLPEITVGDEKGEAKDCPVCLQGFEEGDKLRRMPCADSHCFHEQCIFSWLVINRHCPLCRFPLPAETEEEEEVAQAENDDDDDDGEETILCLHRLFANAAD from the coding sequence ATGTCGGATGAAGAACCATGGTCGCGCGACGCCTCCGACGATGTCCCCGACACATCGCACATGTCGGACGAACAATTTCAACAGCTCATCGACCAGTACTGGGCAGAGCAAGGATTCAACATTTGGAGTTGGATTCGTGCTTCCAGGACGTCGTCAAGTTCCACGCCGGGGCCAACcaggcggacggcggcgtcaTGGCTGGCCGTCACTTTCGACGGGGACGGCGTCGCGCGCTTCTCCGGCAACTCCGACCGTAGCGGCGGACTCGACGATCAGGCCACCGGCGGCTTCAGCATCGTGGACCTACTGGACGGTATCCTACAACCGGACGACGACGGCAATGGCGGTGGAGCTACGCCGGCGTCGAGCATGGCGATCGTGAGCCTGCCGGAGATTACCGTCGGCGACGAGAAAGGCGAGGCGAAGGACTGCCCGGTGTGCCTTCAGGGCTTCGAGGAGGGCGACAAGCTGAGGAGGATGCCGTGCGCTGATTCGCACTGCTTCCATGAGCAGTGCATATTCAGCTGGCTCGTGATTAACCGCCATTGCCCGCTCTGCCGCTTTCCGTTGCCTGCTgagacggaggaggaagaagaggtggcCCAGGCagagaacgacgacgacgatgacgatggtgaAGAGACAATCCTATGCCTGCATCGACTGTTCGCTAATGCGGCTGATTGA
- the LOC4351460 gene encoding 2-isopropylmalate synthase A, translating to MASSLLSSPKPSSFSSANPTSTPRPRAQTLSPFRAAAPRFSHGLATAAAAANPSASRRCYHRAFARPVRASMAQPRRPEYVPNRIDDPNYVRIFDTTLRDGEQSPGATMTSAEKLVVARQLARLGVDIIEAGFPASSPDDLDAVRSIAIEVGNTPVGEDGHVPVICGLSRCNKRDIDAAWEAVRHARRPRIHTFIATSEIHMQHKLRKTPEQVVAIAKEMVAYARSLGCPDVEFSPEDAGRSNREFLYHILEEVIKAGATTLNIPDTVGYTLPYEFGKLIADIKANTPGIENAIISTHCQNDLGLATANTLAGAHAGARQLEVTINGIGERAGNASLEEVVMAIKCRRELLGGLYTGINTQHITMSSKMVQEHSGLHVQPHKAIVGANAFAHESGIHQDGMLKYKGTYEIISPDDIGLTRANEFGIVLGKLSGRHAVRSKLVELGYEITDKEFEDFFKRYKEVAEKKKRVTDEDIEALLSDEIFQPKVFWSLADVQATCGTLGLSTATVKLIGPDGDEKIACAVGTGPVDAAYKAVDDIIQIPTVLREYSMTSVTEGIDAIATTRVVVTGDVSDSKHALTGHSFNRAFSGSGAALDIVVSSVRAYLSALNKMSSFVGAIKASSEVSESQRVQTTE from the exons atggcctcctccctcctctcctccccaaaaccctcctccttctcctccgcaAACCCCACCTCCACTCCACGCCCACGCGCCCAAACTCTCTCCCccttccgcgccgccgccccacgctTCTCCCatggcctcgccaccgccgccgccgccgcaaaccctagcgcctcccgccgctgctaCCACCGCGCCTTCGCCCGCCCCGTCCGGGCGTCCATGGCGCAGCCGCGGCGCCCGGAGTACGTCCCCAACCGCATCGACGACCCCAACTACGTCCGCATCTTCGACACCACCCTCCGCGACGGGGAGCAGTCCCCCGGGGCCACCATGACCAGCGCCGAGAAGCTCGTCGTCGCGCGCCAGCTCGCCCGCCTCGGCGTCGACATCATCGAGGCCGGGttcccggcctcctcccccgACGACCTCGACGCCGTGCGCTCCATCGCCATCGAGGTCGGGAACACGCCCGTCGGGGAGGACGGCCACGTGCCGGTCATCTGTGGCCTCTCGAGATGCAATAAGCGAGACATTGATGCTGCCTGGGAGGCCGTGCGgcacgcgcggcggccgcgcatCCACACCTTCATTGCCACCAGCGAGATCCATATGCAGCACAAGCTAAGGAAGACGCCCGAGCAGGTGGTGGCCATTGCCAAGGAAATGGTGGCCTACGCCCGCAGCCTAGGCTGCCCTGATGTCGAGTTCAGCCCTGAAGACGCTGGCAG GTCAAACAGAGAGTTTCTATATCATATACTAGAGGAAGTCATAAAAGCTGGAGCAACAACACTCAATATCCCAGACACTGTTGGATACACTCTTCCTTATGAATTTGGGAAACTAATTGCTGATATAAAAGCAAACACTCCAGGAATTGAAAATGCCATTATTTCTACTCATTGCCAGAATGACCTTGGTCTAGCAACCGCAAATACATTAGCG GGCGCTCATGCAGGAGCACGGCAATTAGAGGTGACTATCAATGGTATTGGTGAAAGGGCTGGAAATGCTTCTTTGGAAGAG gtTGTGATGGCAATTAAATGTCGTCGAGAACTCTTAGGAGGTCTGTATACTGGAATCAATACCCAACATATCACTATGTCAAGCAAAATG GTACAAGAGCACAGTGGACTTCATGTACAACCACATAAAGCTATTGTCGGTGCCAATGCCTTTGCACATGAAAGTGGAATTCATCAG GATGGGATGCTTAAgtacaaaggaacttatgaaaTAATTTCTCCTGATGATATTGGTCTAACACGTGCAAATGAGTTTGGTATTGTTCTTGGGAAGCTCAG tggaAGGCATGCTGTGAGATCTAAACTAGTGGAG CTTGGATATGAAATCACTGACAAGGAATTTGAGGATTTCTTTAAACGCTACAAAGAGGTTGCAGAGAAGAAAAAG CGTGTAACTGATGAAGACATTGAGGCGCTGTTGTCTGATGAGATATTTCAGCCCAAGGTTTTTTGGTCCCTTGCTGATGTACAG GCAACTTGTGGAACACTTGGTCTGTCTACAGCAACTGTCAAACTGATAGGTCCGGATGGAGATGAGAAGATTGCATGTGCAGTTGGAACAGGTCCAGTTGATGCAGCTTACAAGGCTGTTGATGATATAATACAG ATCCCAACTGTTCTTCGAGAATATAGCATGACATCGGTCACAGAAGGCATTGATGCAATTGCAACTACTAGAGTGGTTGTCACTGGAGATGTCAGCGACTCTAAACATGCTTTGACTGGTCACTCCTTCAACCGGGCATTCAG TGGGAGTGGTGCCGCACTGGATATTGTTGTTTCCAGTGTGCGAGCTTACCTGAGTGCCCTGAACAAGATGTCCAGTTTTGTTGGGGCTATCAAGGCTAGTAGTGAAGTATCTGAAAGCCAAAGAGTTCAAACCACAGAATGA